From Ipomoea triloba cultivar NCNSP0323 chromosome 5, ASM357664v1, the proteins below share one genomic window:
- the LOC116019912 gene encoding serine/threonine-protein kinase STY46-like, with protein sequence MSKRHFNVNDDEGTSHSDRRTSLDDFEACSKLKDLNLDVRKKFNGTRVGSSEENIIGREVVSCIPIHEVIFSTIDKPKLLSQLSALLSDIGLNIREAHVFSTTDGYSLDVFVVDGWPVEDPKVMLEELEKAIARSEGSWSGSSHSQSSVEKAISAQAKFEDWEIDRRLLKIGKKIASGSCGDLYRGVYLGLDVAVKVLRSEHLNDSLKKEFAQEVAILRQVQHKNVVRFIGACSKPPLLCIVTEYMSGGSLYDYLHRYHNTLKLSQLLRFAIDVCKGMEYLHQNNIIHRDLKTANLLIDEDKVVKVADFGVARFQSKEGVMTAETGTYRWMAPEVINHQAYDQRADVFSFAIVLWELATAKVPYNTMTPLQAAVGVRQGLRPEIPTDSHPKLVELMQRSWKEGPSDRPSFSDLRVQLEELLKDVNVEEDATEAAKGS encoded by the exons ATGTCAAAGCGACATTTCAATGTAAACGATGATGAAGGGACCTCGCATTCTGATAGAAG GACTAGTTTGGATGACTTTGAAGCCTGCTCTAAGCTTAAGGATCTAAATTTGGATGTTAGAAAGAAATTCAATGGCACAAGGGTGGGAAGTTCTGAAGAAAATATTATCGGAAG GGAGGTGGTTTCATGTATTCCAATCCATGAAGTAATATTTTCTACCATTGACAAGCCCAAGCTTCTTAGCCAG CTTTCTGCTTTGCTCTCTGACATAGGACTTAACATCCGTGAAGCTCATGTATTCTCCACAACTGATGGCTACTCGTTAGATGTATTTGTGGTGGATGGATGGCCTGTTGAG GATCCAAAGGTTATGCTTGAAGAATTGGAAAAGGCAATTGCTAGAAGTGAG GGGTCATGGTCTGGTTCTTCACATTCTCAGTCATCAGTGGAAAAAGCTATTTCTGCACAAGCAAAATTTGAAGATTGGGAAATTGACAGAAGATTACTGAAGATAGGGAAAAAGATTGCATCAGGATCTTGTGGTGATCT GTATCGTGGTGTATATCTTGGTCTTGATGTTGCGGTGAAGGTCCTTAGATCTGAACATTTAAATGACTCTTTGAAGAAGGAGTTTGCTCAAGAAGTTGCTATTTTAAG GCAGGTTCAACATAAAAATGTTGTACGCTTCATTGGTGCCTGCTCAAAACCACCTCTGTTGTGCATTGTCACAG AATACATGTCTGGTGGAAGCTTGTATGATTATTTGCATCGGTACCATAATACGTTGAAGCTCTCACAACTATTGAGATTTGCAATTGATGTTTGCAAAGGAATGGAATATTTGCATCAAAACAATATAATCCATAGAGATCTGAAAACTGCAAATTTGCTTATAGATGAAGACAAG GTTGTAAAAGTGGCAGATTTTGGTGTTGCTCGGTTCCAGAGTAAAGAGGGTGTTATGACAGCTGAGACTGGAACATACAGATGGATGGCCCCTGAG GTGATAAATCATCAAGCGTATGACCAGAGAGCAGATGTATTCAGTTTCGCAATTGTTCTTTGGGAACTTGCAACAGCCAAG GTCCCATATAACACCATGACCCCTTTACAAGCTGCAGTAGGTGTGAGACAG GGTCTTCGACCAGAAATTCCTACTGATTCACACCCTAAGCTGGTTGAGTTGATGCAGAGAAGTTGGAAAGAAGGTCCTAGTGACCGACCTTCGTTCTCTGATTTAAGAGTACAACTTGAGGAGCTCCTAAAGGATGTTAATGTTGAGGAG GATGCCACTGAAGCAGCAAAGGGAAGCTGA